One Papaver somniferum cultivar HN1 chromosome 10, ASM357369v1, whole genome shotgun sequence genomic window carries:
- the LOC113316209 gene encoding uncharacterized protein LOC113316209: MYNNVEELCIANFFRVVHRKVKVLELIECFWEPPEFNEIMLCWDGVSRGNTGIAGVGAIARGVDLSVLGAMWVGFGIQTNYLAEIFCVIIGLEWALKFGIGNVCIRTYSLAAVTVFSGNILDLPWFIQSRWVSVRARYNNIRFIHIFREANFSVDALAKKDACYKMKKVLVLIIYQIL; encoded by the coding sequence ATGTACAACAATGTAGAAGAATTATGCATCGCGAATTTTTTTAGAGTGGTACATAGGAAGGTTAAAGTGTTGGAGCTTATTGAATGCTTTTGGGAACCACCAGAATTTAATGAGATTATGCTTTGCTGGGATGGAGTGTCTAGGGGAAATACGGGTATAGCCGGGGTTGGTGCTATAGCTCGTGGTGTTGATTTAAGTGTGTTGGGTGCGATGTGGGTTGGTTTTGGGATTCAAACAAACTATTTGGCTGAAATCTTTTGTGTCATTATTGGTTTGGAGTGGGCACTCAAATTTGGTATAGGAAATGTTTGCATTCGTACATATTCTTTGGCTGCGGTTACGGTTTTTTCTGGTAATATTTTGGATCTTCCTTGGTTCATTCAGAGTAGGTGGGTATCTGTTAGAGCAAGGTATAACAACATTCGTTTTATTCACATTTTTAGAGAAGCAAATTTTTCTGTTGACGCGTTAGCAAAAAAGGATGCTTGCTACAAAATGAAGAAGGTCTTAGTTTTGATAATATACCAGATTTTATAA